CGTACCGCGAAGTAACCACCGCTGAAGAAGATGGCGATCACCAGTGCCAGGTTCACCCCCACTTGCAGCAGGATGCGCCGGATCATCGCCGCCAGCATGGCGCCCTCGCCTTGAGGCTGAATGTTGCGCAACCACTCGCCATACAGCGACAGCACCCGCGACAAGCGCTGCGGTACCACCTTGCCCAGGCGAATCGACAGGGGATCCGCAGCACGAATCAGGTAAGGCGTGAGCAAGGTGGTGATGGCCGAGACGGCCACTGCGACTGGATAGAGGAAGTCGCTGGTGACCTGCAAGGTCATGCCCAGGGCAGCGATGATGAAGGAGAATTCGCCAATCTGTGAAAGCCCCATCCCCACACGCAATGAGGTACGTCCATCGTTGCCCGCAATGAAGGCGCCCATGCCGCAAGACAGCATCTTGCCCAACACCACAGCCAGGGTGATCACCACGATCGGCCAAGCGTAGTCGATCAACACCTGCGGATCGATCATCAGGCCAATGGCGACGAAGAAGATGGCGCTGAACAGGTCGCGTACCGGCTCGATCAGGCGCTCGATCTTCAGCAACTGGCGCGATTCGGCCATGATCGCACCGATCAGGAAGGCGCCCAACACCATGCTGTACTCCAGCTTGACCACCAGCAGGCAGAAGCCGAAGCACAGCCCCAGTACGGTAATCAGCAACATCTCGTTGCTCTCGAACTTCGCCACGTAGGCCAGCAGCCGTGGCACCAGCAGGATGCCGATGACCAACGCCACGATCATGAACAGCGACAGCTTGCCGACGGTGGAGAACACCTCGCCGGAACTGACCGTACCGCTGACCGCAATGCCTGAGAGCAGGGCGATGATGCCGATGCCGAGGATGTCCTCGACGATCAGCACGCCGAAGATCAACTGCGCGAACCGCTCGTTCTTCATCTTCAGGTCGTTGAGCGCCTTGACGATGATTGTCGTCGAGGAG
The Pseudomonas putida genome window above contains:
- a CDS encoding cation:proton antiporter, producing MHAISFIQDLAVIMLVAGVVTILFHRLRQPVVLGYIVAGFIIGPHTPPFGLIHDEDTIKTLAELGVIFLMFCLGLEFSLRKLFKVGATAFIAAFLEIVLMIWIGFEIGRWFGWSTMDSLFLGAILAISSTTIIVKALNDLKMKNERFAQLIFGVLIVEDILGIGIIALLSGIAVSGTVSSGEVFSTVGKLSLFMIVALVIGILLVPRLLAYVAKFESNEMLLITVLGLCFGFCLLVVKLEYSMVLGAFLIGAIMAESRQLLKIERLIEPVRDLFSAIFFVAIGLMIDPQVLIDYAWPIVVITLAVVLGKMLSCGMGAFIAGNDGRTSLRVGMGLSQIGEFSFIIAALGMTLQVTSDFLYPVAVAVSAITTLLTPYLIRAADPLSIRLGKVVPQRLSRVLSLYGEWLRNIQPQGEGAMLAAMIRRILLQVGVNLALVIAIFFSGGYFAVRIGTWLSEWIGDVGQQKAVIWGAALLLSLPFLIAAYRKLKALSMLLAEMGVKPEMAGRHTQRVRRVIAEVIPLLSLLVIFLLLSALSASILPTNELLLVIAVVAAVVVALLWRWFVRVHTRMQIALLETLENSRDHSH